In Zunongwangia profunda SM-A87, the following proteins share a genomic window:
- a CDS encoding alpha/beta hydrolase, giving the protein MKRILFAFILLLGLQVSAQQHFTESIYKNKDQKTLTYAEKEGQKLYLDIYEPENSFKNRPVFIFMHGGGFGFGSPRNDDEVQLAKTAASYGYVAVQISYRLTRKDQSFGCDFEAEGKINTFKLAAEDFLDAVSFIIDNKEQFNIDPEKIIIGGSSAGAEAVLSAAFNQDLLI; this is encoded by the coding sequence ATGAAAAGAATCTTGTTTGCCTTCATACTGTTGTTAGGCCTGCAAGTTTCTGCGCAACAACATTTTACTGAAAGCATTTACAAAAACAAAGATCAAAAAACTTTAACCTACGCCGAAAAAGAAGGCCAAAAGCTTTACCTTGATATTTATGAACCGGAAAATTCTTTTAAAAACCGACCTGTTTTTATTTTTATGCATGGGGGCGGTTTTGGCTTTGGGAGCCCCCGTAATGATGATGAAGTGCAATTGGCAAAAACGGCAGCCAGTTATGGCTATGTAGCTGTACAAATTTCGTATCGCCTAACTCGAAAAGATCAGTCTTTTGGTTGCGATTTTGAGGCTGAAGGCAAAATAAATACGTTTAAACTGGCTGCTGAAGATTTTTTGGATGCCGTAAGTTTTATAATCGATAATAAAGAGCAATTTAATATCGACCCTGAAAAAATTATAATCGGCGGTAGTAGTGCTGGTGCTGAAGCGGTTTTAAGCGCTGCTTTTAATCAGGATTTATTAATTTAA
- a CDS encoding glycoside hydrolase family 2, translated as MRYFLIAFLAFLLSGNHFLMAQREDQLLNKNWNFSLDRDQEITEVSIPHTWNAKDAFTEGSQYYRGKGTYSRQLKIPKKWQQKSIFLKFEGSNQLTRVFVNEQLLGEHIGGYTGFIFDITSAIHAGEENILRVEVDNTHNNDIPPLDADFNFYGGIYRDVSLIVTGPVHFNLASESLGNLLIKTPEVNLEEAEISIESTLVNDAKTSKKISLELSIFDPTGKKIKTLRKITNLGSGTSKSIPIMHRITSPQLWSPDHPNLYRVEAKIYDAKTNMTLDKQTSNFGLRWFSVDAEEGFILNGKPIKLIGANRHQDVTGLGNALPNDQHHSDYKTIKEMGANVIRTAHYPQDPEVYKTCDELGLLVWSEVPVINDVTNSEAYHQNALQMQREQILQFYNHPSVVIWGYMNEIFIQLIFNPKETEAETQDKIQTTVALAKKLEMETKRLDPNRLTVMALHENEIYNETGIADIPDVIGWNLYFGWYSPGLDSFGKFLDDQHSRYPNRPLFISEYGPGSDTRLQTNQPKPWDYSEAYQLKLHKSYINQVEERDFVFGMTAWNFADFGSDIRQDSRPFINQKGLVNMDRSKKDIYYYYQARLLEEPFIYIAGENNETRYIQNKKDTVEVVVFSNAEKVQLSTKTQNLEAAVKNGIARFYMELTEGEHQLIAKTEDPNPVSFTRNLKVKNRSHLLEKLNKEALRVNVGTHVYFKDESNNDIWISDQHYQKGSFGYVDGEVYLKNAGKFQGTASAISGTENDPLYQTMREGLSAYKFDVQKGQYKITLLLTEPEYNVSTENIYNLNEVRAKAIEGLRSFDISINNTLYKKDLNLARDYGPLKAVKLSFEAEARNDEGINIQFSPNAGKALLSGIQIEKL; from the coding sequence ATGAGATATTTTTTAATAGCTTTTCTAGCTTTCCTTTTGTCTGGAAACCACTTCTTAATGGCTCAACGTGAAGATCAATTGCTGAATAAAAATTGGAATTTTTCTTTAGACCGTGATCAGGAAATAACAGAAGTTTCTATCCCTCACACCTGGAACGCAAAGGATGCTTTTACAGAAGGTTCCCAATATTATCGTGGCAAAGGCACATATTCCAGACAGCTAAAAATTCCGAAAAAATGGCAACAAAAAAGCATTTTTCTAAAATTTGAAGGCAGCAACCAGCTTACACGTGTTTTTGTAAACGAGCAACTGCTGGGCGAACATATTGGTGGTTATACGGGCTTTATTTTTGATATCACCAGCGCCATACATGCTGGTGAAGAAAACATACTACGGGTAGAAGTTGATAATACGCATAACAATGATATTCCTCCTTTAGATGCTGATTTTAATTTTTACGGCGGAATATATCGTGATGTCTCCCTTATCGTTACCGGGCCGGTGCATTTTAATCTCGCCAGTGAATCTTTAGGAAATTTGCTTATTAAAACCCCTGAAGTAAATCTTGAAGAAGCCGAAATTTCGATAGAAAGTACTCTTGTAAATGATGCTAAAACTTCCAAAAAAATTAGCCTGGAACTATCGATTTTCGATCCTACTGGAAAGAAAATAAAAACCCTTAGAAAAATCACCAATTTGGGATCGGGAACGTCTAAAAGCATTCCTATTATGCATCGCATTACTTCGCCACAACTATGGTCGCCAGATCATCCAAATTTATACCGCGTGGAAGCAAAAATCTATGATGCTAAAACCAATATGACACTGGATAAACAGACTTCAAATTTTGGATTACGATGGTTTAGTGTGGATGCCGAAGAGGGTTTTATACTAAATGGGAAGCCCATCAAATTAATAGGAGCCAATCGTCATCAAGACGTTACCGGCCTAGGCAATGCACTACCAAACGATCAGCATCATTCAGATTATAAAACAATCAAAGAAATGGGCGCTAATGTGATACGTACCGCGCATTATCCACAGGATCCCGAAGTTTATAAAACCTGCGACGAGCTTGGATTACTGGTTTGGAGTGAAGTGCCTGTTATTAACGACGTTACCAACAGTGAAGCTTATCATCAAAATGCACTACAAATGCAGCGGGAGCAAATCCTTCAGTTTTATAATCATCCTTCAGTGGTGATTTGGGGTTATATGAATGAGATTTTTATACAGCTCATCTTTAATCCAAAAGAAACCGAAGCAGAAACCCAAGATAAAATCCAAACCACTGTCGCTTTGGCTAAAAAACTGGAGATGGAAACCAAGCGACTGGATCCAAATCGATTAACGGTGATGGCCCTTCACGAAAACGAAATTTATAATGAAACCGGAATTGCAGATATCCCGGATGTTATTGGTTGGAATCTTTATTTTGGATGGTATTCTCCCGGCCTCGATAGCTTTGGGAAATTTCTGGACGATCAGCATAGTCGCTATCCTAACCGGCCCTTATTTATTTCTGAATACGGCCCGGGAAGCGATACCAGGCTTCAAACCAACCAGCCCAAACCCTGGGATTATTCTGAAGCTTACCAGCTTAAATTGCATAAAAGTTATATCAACCAGGTAGAAGAACGTGATTTTGTTTTTGGAATGACGGCATGGAATTTTGCGGATTTTGGTTCAGATATCCGTCAGGATTCACGTCCCTTTATTAATCAAAAAGGACTGGTAAATATGGATCGTAGCAAAAAAGATATCTATTACTATTATCAGGCAAGGTTGCTAGAGGAACCATTTATTTATATCGCGGGAGAAAATAATGAAACACGTTATATTCAAAACAAAAAGGATACAGTTGAAGTTGTAGTATTTTCTAATGCGGAAAAGGTACAGTTAAGCACTAAAACTCAAAATTTAGAAGCAGCTGTAAAGAATGGTATTGCACGTTTTTATATGGAATTAACCGAAGGTGAGCATCAACTAATAGCAAAGACAGAAGACCCCAATCCGGTTTCCTTTACTCGTAACCTCAAAGTGAAAAACAGAAGTCACCTGCTTGAAAAACTTAACAAAGAAGCACTTCGTGTAAATGTAGGTACGCACGTATATTTTAAAGATGAAAGCAACAATGATATCTGGATAAGTGACCAGCACTACCAAAAAGGCAGTTTTGGATATGTTGATGGTGAGGTTTATCTCAAAAATGCTGGAAAATTTCAGGGCACAGCTTCTGCTATTTCTGGAACTGAAAATGATCCTTTATACCAAACGATGCGGGAAGGCTTAAGCGCTTATAAATTTGATGTACAAAAAGGCCAGTATAAAATCACCTTATTACTTACCGAACCAGAGTATAATGTGAGCACAGAGAATATTTATAATTTAAATGAAGTTAGAGCAAAAGCGATAGAAGGCTTAAGAAGTTTTGACATCTCGATTAACAATACTCTTTACAAAAAAGATCTGAATCTTGCGCGTGATTATGGTCCACTAAAAGCGGTAAAACTTTCTTTTGAAGCCGAAGCCAGAAATGATGAAGGGATTAATATTCAGTTTTCTCCAAATGCAGGCAAGGCGCTCCTTTCTGGTATTCAAATTGAAAAATTATAA
- the bglX gene encoding beta-glucosidase BglX: MIKKSLITFSLITGCFFAPTKNLQAQTDKSKMDAKVDEVLAEMTIEEKIGQLNLLTPGGGVATGAVVSDNVQQKIKNGEVGGLFGVSGPEKIRVAQDYAVNDTRMGIPLLIGSDVIHGYKTTFPIPLGTAASWDMEMIKKTAEIAAQEATADGINWNFSPMVDIARDPRWGRIAEGAGEDPYLGSQIAKAMVEGYQGDDLAKENTMIATVKHFALYGASEAGRDYNTTDMSRVKMFNEYLPPYKAAIDAGAESVMSSFNDVDGVPATGNKWLLTDLLRDRWGFEGFVTSDYTSLNEMIAHGMGDLQAVSALALKAGLDMDMVGEGYLKTLKKSLDEGKVTEAEITTAARRILEAKYKLGLFDDPYKYLDESRPEKDILSEENRTFSRKVAAHSFVLLKKDAGVFPLKKNAKIALIGPLANNKNNMLGTWAPTGNPQLSVPVLQGVKNVAPKAKVTYAQGANITDDAQLAENINVFGPRAEISETSPEKMLEEALKVAKKSDVIVAVVGEATEMSGEAASRTNLLIPESQKKLIRELAKTGKPMALVLMSGRPLNISEESEMNIDILQVWHPGVEAGNAIADVIFGDYNPSGKITASWPRNVGQVPVYYAMKRTGRPGEVEGFQKFKSEFLDTPNSPLYPFGYGLSYTEFEYSDVKASADELKMDGTLTLSAIITNTGDYDGEEVVQLYIHDKVRSITPPMKQLIGFEKIMLKKGESKTVTFEISAEDLKFYNSSLEYVAEPGEFEFFIAGSSDAEFENSFMLKE, translated from the coding sequence ATGATAAAGAAAAGTTTAATCACATTTTCGCTAATCACAGGATGCTTTTTTGCCCCAACAAAAAACCTTCAGGCGCAAACAGATAAGTCTAAAATGGATGCTAAAGTCGATGAGGTTTTAGCTGAAATGACCATTGAAGAAAAGATTGGTCAGCTTAACCTGCTTACTCCCGGTGGAGGTGTTGCTACTGGTGCAGTGGTGAGCGATAATGTGCAACAAAAAATTAAAAATGGTGAAGTAGGCGGACTGTTTGGTGTTTCCGGTCCCGAAAAGATTAGAGTAGCCCAGGATTATGCCGTGAATGATACGCGAATGGGAATTCCATTGCTTATCGGTTCTGATGTGATCCATGGCTATAAAACCACATTTCCAATTCCGTTAGGAACTGCAGCAAGCTGGGATATGGAAATGATTAAAAAAACTGCTGAAATTGCTGCTCAGGAAGCTACCGCAGACGGGATAAACTGGAACTTTTCACCAATGGTAGATATCGCTCGCGATCCAAGATGGGGAAGAATTGCTGAAGGCGCAGGAGAAGATCCTTATTTAGGTTCTCAAATCGCAAAAGCCATGGTAGAGGGCTATCAGGGTGATGATCTTGCTAAAGAAAATACCATGATTGCAACCGTAAAGCACTTTGCATTATACGGAGCTTCAGAAGCTGGTCGTGACTATAATACGACAGATATGAGTAGGGTAAAAATGTTTAATGAATATCTACCACCTTACAAAGCCGCTATCGATGCCGGGGCAGAGAGTGTAATGAGTTCTTTTAACGATGTAGATGGTGTGCCGGCAACAGGGAATAAATGGTTATTAACCGATTTACTTCGTGACCGCTGGGGGTTTGAAGGTTTTGTAACTTCAGATTATACCTCTTTAAACGAAATGATCGCTCATGGTATGGGAGATCTTCAGGCCGTTTCAGCTTTGGCATTAAAAGCCGGCTTAGACATGGATATGGTTGGTGAAGGTTATTTAAAAACCCTTAAAAAATCCTTGGATGAAGGAAAAGTTACCGAAGCAGAAATTACAACTGCCGCACGTCGAATTTTAGAAGCAAAATATAAGCTTGGTCTTTTTGATGATCCTTATAAATATTTAGATGAAAGCCGACCTGAAAAGGATATTCTTTCTGAAGAAAACAGGACTTTTTCCAGAAAAGTAGCGGCGCATTCTTTTGTGTTGTTAAAGAAAGATGCCGGTGTTTTTCCACTTAAGAAAAATGCTAAAATTGCTCTTATCGGTCCTTTAGCGAATAATAAGAATAATATGTTAGGAACATGGGCGCCAACAGGTAATCCACAACTTTCTGTTCCTGTTCTACAAGGTGTTAAAAATGTAGCACCAAAAGCAAAAGTGACTTATGCCCAGGGCGCGAATATTACAGATGATGCGCAATTAGCTGAAAATATCAATGTATTTGGACCGCGTGCTGAGATAAGCGAAACTTCTCCAGAAAAAATGTTGGAAGAAGCCTTGAAAGTAGCTAAAAAATCGGATGTAATCGTTGCCGTTGTTGGTGAAGCGACTGAGATGAGTGGTGAAGCAGCGAGTAGAACCAATTTGTTGATTCCTGAAAGTCAGAAAAAACTGATTAGAGAATTAGCTAAAACCGGTAAGCCAATGGCACTGGTTTTAATGAGTGGCCGTCCTCTAAATATTTCAGAGGAGTCAGAAATGAATATCGATATTCTTCAGGTTTGGCATCCTGGTGTTGAAGCAGGAAATGCTATTGCAGATGTTATTTTCGGAGATTATAATCCTTCAGGAAAAATTACCGCATCGTGGCCACGAAATGTCGGGCAGGTACCAGTGTACTATGCAATGAAAAGAACCGGTAGACCGGGAGAAGTAGAAGGTTTCCAAAAGTTTAAATCTGAATTTTTAGATACTCCAAATTCACCTTTATATCCTTTTGGTTATGGGCTAAGTTATACCGAGTTTGAGTACAGTGATGTAAAAGCCAGTGCAGATGAATTAAAAATGGATGGAACTCTCACTTTAAGTGCGATAATTACAAATACAGGTGATTATGATGGTGAAGAAGTGGTACAATTATACATTCATGATAAAGTGAGAAGCATTACGCCACCGATGAAGCAGCTCATAGGTTTTGAAAAAATTATGCTGAAAAAAGGCGAATCTAAGACCGTAACTTTTGAAATTAGTGCGGAAGATTTGAAGTTTTATAACAGTAGTTTAGAATATGTAGCTGAGCCTGGAGAATTTGAATTTTTTATCGCCGGAAGCTCGGATGCTGAATTTGAAAATAGCTTTATGTTGAAAGAATAG
- a CDS encoding sulfatase family protein produces MKLKCLYFVILISFFSCKEEKKTTGEENSAAKKPNIVFIMADDHAVKAISAYGSEIGKLAPTPNIDRLAKNGAIFRQNYNTNSLCGPSRAVILTGKHSHENGFRMNGEQFDNTQQTMPKIFRNNGYQTAVIGKWHLSGKPAGFDYWKILEDQGKYYNPDFITENDTARVEGYATDLITDYSLNWLKQRDTSKPFFLMVQHKAPHRNWMPALRHVNKYDSIQFPLPDSYFPNFENQEAAEEQLMTIYKDMYEGHDLKMSRAKGTDELASNPWTNDFDRMTAEQRKQWNAAYRPENDAFWEQDLHGEALARYKGQRYLKDYMATIASVDEGVGKILDYLEAQGLDENTLVVYTSDQGFYLGENGWFDKRFMYEPSFRMPLLMQLPGKIPQQSEVNVMTQNLDFAPTFLEVAGIEIPKDMQGISFKEVVYGNKKELDRDAIYYHYYDWPAFHMVKRHYGIKTDRYKIMHFYDDNDAWEFYDLQEDPNEKNNLIDNPKYQEEIKMMKQKLDSVQQYYNVTEKEFEQASEKSIENAYKNFERMRGKPIE; encoded by the coding sequence ATGAAACTAAAGTGCTTATATTTTGTTATTCTGATCAGCTTTTTTTCCTGTAAAGAAGAAAAGAAAACTACTGGTGAAGAAAATTCGGCTGCTAAAAAGCCTAATATCGTCTTTATTATGGCCGATGATCATGCTGTTAAAGCCATTAGCGCTTACGGAAGTGAGATTGGAAAACTGGCACCAACTCCTAATATCGACCGACTGGCTAAAAACGGAGCGATTTTTCGCCAAAACTATAATACAAATTCCCTTTGTGGACCTAGTAGAGCAGTTATCTTAACCGGCAAGCATAGCCATGAAAACGGATTTAGGATGAATGGAGAGCAGTTTGATAATACCCAGCAAACCATGCCTAAAATCTTTAGAAATAATGGTTACCAAACGGCTGTGATCGGGAAATGGCATTTGTCTGGAAAACCTGCCGGTTTTGATTACTGGAAAATTTTAGAGGATCAGGGGAAATATTATAATCCCGATTTTATTACCGAAAATGATACCGCCAGAGTTGAAGGTTACGCAACAGATTTGATCACAGACTATTCCTTGAATTGGTTAAAACAACGCGATACATCAAAGCCCTTTTTCTTAATGGTACAACATAAAGCACCACATCGTAACTGGATGCCGGCGCTACGCCACGTGAATAAGTATGATTCTATTCAGTTTCCTTTGCCAGATTCTTATTTCCCGAATTTTGAAAACCAGGAAGCAGCGGAAGAACAGCTTATGACGATCTATAAAGATATGTACGAAGGTCATGATCTTAAAATGAGCAGGGCTAAAGGTACAGATGAGTTAGCAAGTAATCCATGGACAAACGATTTTGATCGTATGACTGCCGAGCAGCGTAAACAATGGAATGCAGCTTACCGACCGGAAAATGATGCGTTTTGGGAACAGGATTTACATGGGGAAGCTTTGGCCAGATATAAAGGGCAGCGTTATTTAAAAGATTATATGGCAACCATAGCTTCTGTAGATGAGGGTGTTGGGAAGATTTTAGATTATCTGGAAGCCCAGGGATTAGATGAAAATACACTGGTAGTGTATACTTCAGATCAAGGCTTTTATTTAGGTGAAAATGGATGGTTTGATAAACGATTTATGTACGAGCCTTCATTTAGAATGCCTTTACTAATGCAGCTTCCTGGGAAAATTCCGCAGCAATCTGAAGTAAATGTCATGACCCAAAATCTTGATTTTGCACCTACGTTTTTAGAGGTAGCAGGAATTGAAATTCCAAAAGATATGCAGGGAATCTCTTTTAAAGAAGTGGTTTACGGAAATAAAAAGGAACTGGATCGTGATGCGATTTACTATCATTATTATGATTGGCCGGCCTTTCACATGGTAAAACGTCATTACGGAATTAAAACAGATCGTTATAAGATCATGCACTTTTATGATGATAATGATGCCTGGGAATTTTATGATCTTCAGGAAGATCCAAACGAAAAAAATAACCTGATTGATAATCCCAAATATCAGGAAGAAATTAAAATGATGAAGCAAAAACTGGATTCTGTTCAGCAGTATTATAATGTTACCGAAAAAGAATTTGAGCAGGCTTCAGAAAAGAGTATAGAAAATGCTTACAAAAATTTCGAAAGAATGCGTGGCAAGCCTATAGAATAA
- a CDS encoding carboxylesterase family protein: MKIPNIVLAGFFLFFGIAAEAQTADISENQFKEKVEIPVDMGYLLYKPETYKKSKEDYPLIVFLHGAGERGTDLQKVKVNGPFQYLEDGNQIDAVILAPQCPAETYWQPDEVAALVKKIIKEERIDPNRVYLTGLSMGGYGTWATGGKYPELFAAMAPVCGAIYRPIYRNAQHLRNMPIWVFHGAMDNVVLPENSNKMVMALRQIGNENVKFTIYSFANHNSWTETYNNPELYSWLLSQKKQK, encoded by the coding sequence ATGAAAATACCGAATATTGTATTGGCAGGATTTTTTCTGTTTTTCGGAATTGCGGCGGAAGCACAAACTGCAGATATTTCAGAAAATCAGTTTAAAGAAAAAGTAGAGATTCCTGTAGATATGGGATATCTGCTTTATAAACCTGAAACCTATAAAAAATCGAAGGAAGATTATCCTTTAATCGTATTTCTTCATGGCGCGGGAGAAAGGGGAACAGACCTTCAGAAGGTAAAAGTAAACGGCCCATTTCAGTATTTAGAAGATGGTAACCAGATTGACGCTGTCATTTTAGCTCCGCAATGTCCAGCTGAAACCTACTGGCAACCCGATGAAGTTGCTGCATTGGTAAAGAAAATTATTAAAGAAGAACGAATCGATCCAAACCGTGTATATCTAACTGGTTTAAGTATGGGCGGCTACGGTACCTGGGCAACCGGTGGTAAGTACCCAGAACTTTTTGCAGCGATGGCCCCTGTATGTGGTGCGATTTACAGGCCAATTTACCGTAATGCGCAACACCTTAGAAACATGCCTATTTGGGTATTTCATGGTGCGATGGATAATGTAGTCTTACCAGAGAACAGCAATAAAATGGTGATGGCGTTAAGACAAATAGGAAACGAAAATGTAAAATTTACTATTTATTCTTTTGCGAATCACAACAGCTGGACAGAAACCTATAACAATCCCGAATTGTATTCTTGGTTACTAAGTCAGAAAAAACAGAAATGA
- a CDS encoding glucoamylase family protein — translation MNLNKHLIYLLFLVFAFTACNDFSKNKSEDSTKELTQDSNKLSEEALLDTVQKQALKYFWDFAEPNSGMARERYHPNGDYAKNDPDIVTTGGSGFGLMAIIAGIERGFIPRDEAVQRLDKIATFLEETPKYHGAFPHWINGRTAGTQEFGSDSKDNGGDIVETSFLAQGFIVVRQYLQDGNEEEKAVAAKFDKLWQNIDWDWYTNNKNGIFWHWSPDYEFEKNFMIEGYNECLITYIMAASSPRHAIKPEVYHQGWARGGNITTDKKAYGIPLILKYNTVGDKAGPLFWAHYSYLGLNPKGLSDRYANYWDLNVNHSKINYEYAQENPNNSKTYSENSWGLTASYTKNEDGSVGYAAHSPDDDRGVVSPTAAVSSIPYTPEESLRAIRYFYEDQHDLLWGPAGFYDAFSLDAGDWVAERYLAIDQGPIIVMIENYRSGLIWDLFMSAPEVQKGLEKLDFNR, via the coding sequence ATGAATCTAAATAAACACCTTATATATCTTCTTTTTTTAGTTTTTGCATTTACCGCATGCAACGACTTTTCAAAAAATAAATCAGAAGACTCAACAAAAGAATTAACTCAGGATTCCAATAAACTGAGTGAAGAAGCCTTACTGGATACCGTTCAGAAACAAGCTTTAAAATATTTCTGGGATTTTGCTGAACCTAATAGTGGAATGGCCAGGGAGCGCTATCATCCAAACGGAGATTACGCAAAAAATGATCCAGACATCGTTACTACAGGTGGATCTGGATTTGGTTTAATGGCCATTATAGCCGGAATAGAAAGAGGCTTTATACCAAGAGATGAGGCCGTACAGCGACTAGATAAAATAGCTACTTTTCTAGAAGAAACACCAAAATATCATGGGGCTTTTCCACACTGGATCAATGGTAGGACTGCCGGTACCCAAGAATTTGGCTCAGACAGTAAAGATAATGGAGGCGATATTGTAGAAACCTCATTTTTAGCCCAGGGGTTTATTGTTGTGCGCCAGTATTTACAAGATGGTAATGAAGAAGAAAAAGCCGTAGCTGCTAAATTCGATAAATTGTGGCAGAATATTGATTGGGACTGGTACACTAACAATAAAAACGGAATCTTTTGGCACTGGTCACCAGACTATGAATTCGAAAAAAACTTTATGATTGAAGGCTACAACGAATGCCTTATTACTTATATCATGGCTGCCAGTTCTCCACGACATGCCATTAAACCTGAAGTTTATCACCAGGGATGGGCCAGGGGCGGTAATATTACCACTGATAAAAAAGCATACGGAATTCCGCTAATTTTAAAATATAACACGGTTGGTGACAAAGCTGGGCCATTATTTTGGGCACATTATTCGTATTTAGGATTAAATCCTAAAGGACTTAGTGACCGCTATGCCAACTATTGGGATTTAAACGTAAACCATAGCAAGATCAATTATGAATATGCACAGGAAAATCCTAATAATTCTAAGACCTATAGTGAAAATAGCTGGGGATTAACCGCCAGTTATACCAAAAATGAAGATGGTAGTGTAGGCTATGCTGCACATTCACCAGATGACGATCGTGGAGTGGTTTCTCCAACCGCAGCCGTAAGTTCTATTCCCTATACGCCAGAAGAATCCTTAAGAGCGATTAGGTATTTTTACGAAGATCAGCATGATTTGCTTTGGGGACCTGCTGGTTTTTACGATGCTTTTAGTTTAGACGCGGGTGATTGGGTAGCGGAAAGATATTTAGCGATCGATCAGGGGCCTATCATAGTGATGATCGAAAATTATCGAAGCGGACTTATTTGGGACTTATTTATGAGTGCTCCTGAAGTTCAAAAAGGACTGGAAAAACTCGATTTCAATAGATAA
- a CDS encoding RagB/SusD family nutrient uptake outer membrane protein, whose translation MKNLRTHYKILAKVVFVVSAMTVVSCTDDYLEVKPEGQATTGSGYFQGANVNKAIVASYSHLQDYSQHSFSFSGVFSIPSDDADKGSAPGDTGSDKNKLDNFTHDATDVSVAGLWGANYKGVATANTGINIVNNPANDLGENSIPAYEAEFRFFRAYHYFTLVRVFGGVPIITEDTDPNDQEALLVRNTKQEVYDFIVEDLTYASEFLPVNPPQVGRIGKGAAQTLLAKAQMYQGNWQEVLNLTNEVIASGEFALHPNYEELWRIDHENTVESIFEVQGNSAENLGINNLAEHHGVRGQWGWGFDVPSQSLVDAFDAAGDEIRKDATVIFRGEEMYDNYLYEDDPNITAVVSENAPNPYYSEKMYFGPVAANALDKNLILLRYAEVLLMNAEANNELGNANAALESLNQVRSRVELPAITTTSQSELRQTIWKERRLELAMEFDRTFDVIRQGRGQEVFGPLGFQSGKNEVFPIPQDQISLSGGLLKQNPGY comes from the coding sequence ATGAAAAATTTGAGAACTCATTATAAAATTTTAGCCAAAGTTGTTTTCGTAGTTTCTGCGATGACAGTGGTTTCGTGTACAGATGATTATTTAGAGGTAAAACCAGAGGGGCAGGCTACTACTGGAAGTGGTTATTTTCAGGGAGCCAATGTTAATAAGGCAATAGTAGCTTCTTACTCGCATCTACAAGATTATAGTCAGCATTCTTTTTCTTTTTCGGGAGTCTTTAGTATCCCATCAGACGATGCGGATAAAGGAAGTGCTCCAGGGGATACTGGCTCAGATAAAAATAAATTAGATAATTTTACTCATGATGCTACAGATGTTTCCGTAGCCGGTTTGTGGGGAGCTAATTATAAAGGCGTTGCCACAGCAAATACGGGGATCAATATTGTTAATAATCCTGCTAATGATTTGGGTGAGAATAGCATACCTGCCTATGAGGCAGAGTTTCGTTTCTTTAGAGCTTATCATTATTTCACATTAGTAAGAGTTTTTGGTGGTGTACCCATAATTACTGAGGATACCGACCCTAATGATCAGGAAGCTTTATTGGTAAGAAATACTAAGCAAGAAGTTTACGATTTTATAGTAGAAGATCTTACTTACGCATCTGAATTTCTACCAGTAAATCCACCTCAGGTAGGAAGGATTGGCAAAGGAGCTGCGCAAACGCTATTGGCGAAAGCACAGATGTATCAGGGCAACTGGCAAGAAGTATTAAATCTTACAAATGAGGTTATAGCTTCAGGAGAGTTTGCACTGCATCCAAATTACGAAGAGCTTTGGAGAATAGATCATGAAAATACAGTAGAATCGATTTTCGAAGTTCAAGGAAATTCTGCAGAAAATCTAGGTATTAATAACCTGGCCGAGCATCATGGCGTACGAGGACAATGGGGCTGGGGCTTCGATGTACCATCCCAAAGCTTAGTAGACGCTTTTGATGCTGCAGGAGACGAAATTCGTAAAGATGCGACAGTTATTTTCCGTGGGGAAGAAATGTATGATAATTATCTTTATGAAGACGATCCGAATATCACTGCAGTAGTTAGTGAGAATGCTCCCAATCCTTATTACAGTGAAAAAATGTATTTTGGTCCAGTGGCAGCAAATGCACTAGATAAAAACTTAATTTTACTACGCTATGCTGAAGTATTACTTATGAATGCTGAAGCTAATAATGAATTAGGAAATGCGAATGCAGCTCTTGAAAGTTTGAACCAAGTTAGGTCAAGAGTAGAATTACCAGCTATAACTACCACTTCACAGTCAGAATTAAGACAAACTATTTGGAAGGAAAGAAGGTTGGAACTAGCCATGGAGTTCGATAGAACTTTTGATGTGATTCGCCAGGGTAGGGGCCAAGAAGTTTTTGGTCCTCTCGGTTTTCAGTCTGGTAAAAACGAAGTTTTTCCAATTCCGCAGGATCAAATAAGCCTTTCAGGAGGTTTGTTAAAACAAAATCCTGGATACTAA